The Ahaetulla prasina isolate Xishuangbanna chromosome 3, ASM2864084v1, whole genome shotgun sequence genome window below encodes:
- the NUF2 gene encoding kinetochore protein Nuf2 isoform X3, with the protein MMDNCTFPRYSDNDIVVRIRNSLLSGNEAKFFSKSDLFPNVKPEILRMIFMRVLQSVYGIRVEHFYTMPVTFETAYPQIFEGFLPIGNLFVNMERFFPICRVNDFQIADIIHPKANRTARFLSGILNFLYFCDSRREVYLEIQSVHKTAMEKEQQLQVAIQDATLKLEKMDIVPADQEVEFKELSEEIQELQHKLNQEYRQKTNVLQEMIHQKRMEIAEKNQNLNDLKMAVCYLKQEQEQLKSRITESPEKLTNCRERMKQTQQKIKKDKQEVIEKYESYRDLVEMFPSCQQEVQFYRKKMQTQGANMDKLSNILAQIRTLEDQTENSKSGFKNAKTEEMSLKRLVTVKREKLAALEIKLKKIYENTELQKQAITECCNKFQEKRGAVCEKLTATDTEIMQLKGAIQQLSDNVEKEKVKEKSVDLLRL; encoded by the exons gatGGATAATTGTACTTTTCCAAGATACAGTGACAATGACATTGTGGTACGCATTCGCAACTCTTTATTAAGTGGAAATGAGGctaaatttttttcaaaaagtgatTTATTTCCAAATGTGAAG CCTGAAATATTGCGTATGATTTTCATGAGAGTTTTACAAAGTGTGTATGGGATCCGTGTGGAACATTTTTACACG ATGCCAGTGACATTTGAAACAGCATATCCTCAGATTTTTGAAGGCTTTCTACCCATTGGAAATCTATTTGTTAATAT GGAGCGATTTTTCCCCATCTGTCGTGTCAATGACTTCCAGATTGCAGACATTATACATCCAA AAGCAAACAGGACAGCTCGATTTTTGAGTGGTATTCTTAATTTTCTATACTTCTGTGACTCACGGCGTGAAGTCTACTTGGAAATCCAGAGTGTACAT aaaacagcAATGGAAAAAGAACAACAACTTCAGGTGGCAATCCAGGATGCAACACTGAAGCTGGAAAAGATGGA TATTGTTCCTGCAGACCAAGAAGTGGAGTTTAAGGAGTTATCTGAAGAAATTCAAGAACTACAGCATAAACTCAACCAAGAATATCGGCAAAAAACA AATGTTTTGCAAGAAATGATCCATCAAAAAAGAATGGAAATtgcagaaaaaaatcaaaattta AACGATCTGAAAATGGCAGTTTGTTATCTAAAACAAGAACAAGAGCAACTGAAGTCCAGGATTACAGAGTCTCCAGAGAAACTCACTAATTGCAGAGAACGAATGAAGCAGACACAGCAGAAGATTAAAAAAGACAAG CAAGAAGTAATTGAGAAGTATGAATCTTATAGAGACTTGGTAGAGATGTTTCCATCGTGTCAACAGGAGGTCCaattttacaggaaaaaaatgcaaacacaAGGAGCAAATATGGATAAGCTATCAAATATATTGGCCCAG ATCAGAACGTTAGAGGACCAGACTGAGAATAGCAAAAGTGGATTCAAGAATGCTAAAACGGAAGAAATGTCATTGAAGAGATTAGTCACAGTTAAACGTGAAAAACTTGCTGCTCTTGAAATCAAACTTAAAAAGATATATGAGAATACTGAGCTGCAGAAACAGGCGATAACTGA ATGCTGCAATAAATTTCAAGAGAAGAGAGGAGCTGTCTGTGAAAAACTGACAGCAACAGACACAGAAATCATGCAACTCAAAGGTGCCATTCAACAGCTCAGTGACAATGTTGAGAAAGAGAAGGTGAAAGAGAAG tctgtTGATCTTCTACGTCTTTAA
- the NUF2 gene encoding kinetochore protein Nuf2 isoform X1 — MMDNCTFPRYSDNDIVVRIRNSLLSGNEAKFFSKSDLFPNVKPEILRMIFMRVLQSVYGIRVEHFYTMPVTFETAYPQIFEGFLPIGNLFVNMERFFPICRVNDFQIADIIHPKANRTARFLSGILNFLYFCDSRREVYLEIQSVHKTAMEKEQQLQVAIQDATLKLEKMDIVPADQEVEFKELSEEIQELQHKLNQEYRQKTNVLQEMIHQKRMEIAEKNQNLNDLKMAVCYLKQEQEQLKSRITESPEKLTNCRERMKQTQQKIKKDKQEVIEKYESYRDLVEMFPSCQQEVQFYRKKMQTQGANMDKLSNILAQIRTLEDQTENSKSGFKNAKTEEMSLKRLVTVKREKLAALEIKLKKIYENTELQKQAITECCNKFQEKRGAVCEKLTATDTEIMQLKGAIQQLSDNVEKEKVKEKINSRMIYRIAMAGVFKVSQSIYSQSLNGSRTKIEKVLHKTSCGTSIPGGDLPQLEDWVGEIS; from the exons gatGGATAATTGTACTTTTCCAAGATACAGTGACAATGACATTGTGGTACGCATTCGCAACTCTTTATTAAGTGGAAATGAGGctaaatttttttcaaaaagtgatTTATTTCCAAATGTGAAG CCTGAAATATTGCGTATGATTTTCATGAGAGTTTTACAAAGTGTGTATGGGATCCGTGTGGAACATTTTTACACG ATGCCAGTGACATTTGAAACAGCATATCCTCAGATTTTTGAAGGCTTTCTACCCATTGGAAATCTATTTGTTAATAT GGAGCGATTTTTCCCCATCTGTCGTGTCAATGACTTCCAGATTGCAGACATTATACATCCAA AAGCAAACAGGACAGCTCGATTTTTGAGTGGTATTCTTAATTTTCTATACTTCTGTGACTCACGGCGTGAAGTCTACTTGGAAATCCAGAGTGTACAT aaaacagcAATGGAAAAAGAACAACAACTTCAGGTGGCAATCCAGGATGCAACACTGAAGCTGGAAAAGATGGA TATTGTTCCTGCAGACCAAGAAGTGGAGTTTAAGGAGTTATCTGAAGAAATTCAAGAACTACAGCATAAACTCAACCAAGAATATCGGCAAAAAACA AATGTTTTGCAAGAAATGATCCATCAAAAAAGAATGGAAATtgcagaaaaaaatcaaaattta AACGATCTGAAAATGGCAGTTTGTTATCTAAAACAAGAACAAGAGCAACTGAAGTCCAGGATTACAGAGTCTCCAGAGAAACTCACTAATTGCAGAGAACGAATGAAGCAGACACAGCAGAAGATTAAAAAAGACAAG CAAGAAGTAATTGAGAAGTATGAATCTTATAGAGACTTGGTAGAGATGTTTCCATCGTGTCAACAGGAGGTCCaattttacaggaaaaaaatgcaaacacaAGGAGCAAATATGGATAAGCTATCAAATATATTGGCCCAG ATCAGAACGTTAGAGGACCAGACTGAGAATAGCAAAAGTGGATTCAAGAATGCTAAAACGGAAGAAATGTCATTGAAGAGATTAGTCACAGTTAAACGTGAAAAACTTGCTGCTCTTGAAATCAAACTTAAAAAGATATATGAGAATACTGAGCTGCAGAAACAGGCGATAACTGA ATGCTGCAATAAATTTCAAGAGAAGAGAGGAGCTGTCTGTGAAAAACTGACAGCAACAGACACAGAAATCATGCAACTCAAAGGTGCCATTCAACAGCTCAGTGACAATGTTGAGAAAGAGAAGGTGAAAGAGAAG ATCAACTCCAGAATGATATACCGCATAGCAATGGCTGGTGTTTTTAAGGTTTCACAATCCATTTACAGCCAGTCCTTAAATGGCTCTAGAACAAAGATAGAAAAAGTGTTGCACAAGACTTCATGTGGCACTAGCATTCCTGGAG GAGATCTACCTCAGCTTGAGGATTGGGTTGGAGAAATATCATGA
- the NUF2 gene encoding kinetochore protein Nuf2 isoform X2, protein MMDNCTFPRYSDNDIVVRIRNSLLSGNEAKFFSKSDLFPNVKPEILRMIFMRVLQSVYGIRVEHFYTMPVTFETAYPQIFEGFLPIGNLFVNMERFFPICRVNDFQIADIIHPKANRTARFLSGILNFLYFCDSRREVYLEIQSVHKTAMEKEQQLQVAIQDATLKLEKMDIVPADQEVEFKELSEEIQELQHKLNQEYRQKTNVLQEMIHQKRMEIAEKNQNLNDLKMAVCYLKQEQEQLKSRITESPEKLTNCRERMKQTQQKIKKDKQEVIEKYESYRDLVEMFPSCQQEVQFYRKKMQTQGANMDKLSNILAQIRTLEDQTENSKSGFKNAKTEEMSLKRLVTVKREKLAALEIKLKKIYENTELQKQAITECCNKFQEKRGAVCEKLTATDTEIMQLKGAIQQLSDNVEKEKVKEKEIYLSLRIGLEKYHENLARTVNSYISSREDKIAQLTGLF, encoded by the exons gatGGATAATTGTACTTTTCCAAGATACAGTGACAATGACATTGTGGTACGCATTCGCAACTCTTTATTAAGTGGAAATGAGGctaaatttttttcaaaaagtgatTTATTTCCAAATGTGAAG CCTGAAATATTGCGTATGATTTTCATGAGAGTTTTACAAAGTGTGTATGGGATCCGTGTGGAACATTTTTACACG ATGCCAGTGACATTTGAAACAGCATATCCTCAGATTTTTGAAGGCTTTCTACCCATTGGAAATCTATTTGTTAATAT GGAGCGATTTTTCCCCATCTGTCGTGTCAATGACTTCCAGATTGCAGACATTATACATCCAA AAGCAAACAGGACAGCTCGATTTTTGAGTGGTATTCTTAATTTTCTATACTTCTGTGACTCACGGCGTGAAGTCTACTTGGAAATCCAGAGTGTACAT aaaacagcAATGGAAAAAGAACAACAACTTCAGGTGGCAATCCAGGATGCAACACTGAAGCTGGAAAAGATGGA TATTGTTCCTGCAGACCAAGAAGTGGAGTTTAAGGAGTTATCTGAAGAAATTCAAGAACTACAGCATAAACTCAACCAAGAATATCGGCAAAAAACA AATGTTTTGCAAGAAATGATCCATCAAAAAAGAATGGAAATtgcagaaaaaaatcaaaattta AACGATCTGAAAATGGCAGTTTGTTATCTAAAACAAGAACAAGAGCAACTGAAGTCCAGGATTACAGAGTCTCCAGAGAAACTCACTAATTGCAGAGAACGAATGAAGCAGACACAGCAGAAGATTAAAAAAGACAAG CAAGAAGTAATTGAGAAGTATGAATCTTATAGAGACTTGGTAGAGATGTTTCCATCGTGTCAACAGGAGGTCCaattttacaggaaaaaaatgcaaacacaAGGAGCAAATATGGATAAGCTATCAAATATATTGGCCCAG ATCAGAACGTTAGAGGACCAGACTGAGAATAGCAAAAGTGGATTCAAGAATGCTAAAACGGAAGAAATGTCATTGAAGAGATTAGTCACAGTTAAACGTGAAAAACTTGCTGCTCTTGAAATCAAACTTAAAAAGATATATGAGAATACTGAGCTGCAGAAACAGGCGATAACTGA ATGCTGCAATAAATTTCAAGAGAAGAGAGGAGCTGTCTGTGAAAAACTGACAGCAACAGACACAGAAATCATGCAACTCAAAGGTGCCATTCAACAGCTCAGTGACAATGTTGAGAAAGAGAAGGTGAAAGAGAAG GAGATCTACCTCAGCTTGAGGATTGGGTTGGAGAAATATCATGAAAATCTGGCCAGGACAGTGAACAGCTACATATCATCCAGAGAAGACAAAATTGCTCAATTAACTGGACTTTTTTGA